From Acinetobacter sp. ASP199, the proteins below share one genomic window:
- a CDS encoding aspartate aminotransferase family protein, producing the protein MKNITLAPVQTDQPSHLMPVFGRQPISFVRGQGAYLYTEDGTKYFDALTGIAVCGLGHAHPVLAEAIAEQAATLIHTSNLFEVPWQTAAAQKLAEVSGMEEIFFSNSGAESNEGAIKIARKFGHMQGIATPKIIVADRSFHGRTMATLSATGNKKVQEGFGPLVEGFIRVPFGDIEAIEEAAINHPDIVAILVEPIQGEGGVNTAPQGFSYLEEIHQICNQHNWLMMLDEVQTGNGRTGKYFAYQHTSIVPDVLTTAKGLGNGFPIGAVMTQGRGVGVLTAGNHGSTYSGTALGSRVVYTIIDIMQKENIVVNAAEKGAYIVEQLRSQLGDQNVTVRGFGLMIGIELPKACGELVDIARDEYKTIINVTAGNVVRLLPTLNITQEQADQLIDRLVKMIKAYLA; encoded by the coding sequence ATGAAGAACATTACCCTTGCTCCTGTGCAAACTGATCAACCTTCACACTTGATGCCGGTATTTGGCCGTCAGCCGATCAGTTTTGTCCGAGGACAAGGTGCTTATCTTTATACTGAAGATGGTACTAAGTATTTCGATGCTCTGACCGGTATTGCAGTATGTGGCCTGGGTCATGCCCACCCTGTACTTGCTGAAGCAATTGCAGAACAGGCTGCAACCCTGATTCACACCAGCAACCTGTTTGAAGTGCCATGGCAGACTGCTGCTGCACAAAAACTGGCTGAAGTTTCAGGTATGGAAGAAATTTTCTTCTCGAATAGCGGTGCAGAATCCAATGAAGGTGCAATCAAGATTGCACGTAAATTTGGTCATATGCAAGGCATCGCTACGCCAAAAATCATTGTTGCTGATCGCTCGTTCCACGGTCGTACCATGGCTACCCTTTCAGCAACAGGTAACAAAAAAGTTCAGGAAGGTTTTGGACCATTGGTTGAAGGCTTTATTCGCGTACCTTTTGGTGATATTGAAGCTATCGAAGAAGCTGCGATCAATCATCCAGATATCGTCGCTATTCTGGTTGAACCGATTCAGGGTGAAGGTGGTGTCAATACTGCACCGCAAGGCTTTAGCTACCTAGAAGAAATCCATCAGATATGTAATCAGCACAACTGGTTGATGATGCTGGATGAAGTACAAACAGGTAATGGCCGTACCGGTAAATATTTTGCTTATCAGCACACCAGTATTGTGCCGGATGTACTGACCACAGCTAAAGGTCTGGGCAATGGCTTCCCGATTGGTGCTGTGATGACTCAAGGTCGTGGTGTCGGTGTTTTGACTGCGGGCAACCACGGTTCGACTTATAGCGGTACTGCATTGGGTTCACGCGTGGTTTATACCATTATCGATATTATGCAAAAAGAAAATATCGTGGTGAATGCAGCTGAAAAAGGTGCTTATATCGTTGAGCAACTCCGCAGCCAGCTTGGTGATCAGAATGTCACAGTTCGTGGTTTTGGTTTGATGATCGGTATTGAATTGCCAAAAGCGTGTGGCGAACTGGTGGATATTGCGCGTGATGAATATAAAACCATTATCAACGTAACTGCCGGCAATGTGGTACGTCTGCTACCTACCCTGAACATTACTCAGGAACAGGCCGATCAACTGATCGATCGTCTGGTTAAAATGATCAAAGCATATCTGGCCTAA